Below is a window of Fimbriimonadaceae bacterium DNA.
TTCGACAGTGCTGCCGGGCAGAATCTGGCTTGGGCTGAGGCCATCGATACTGAAGTCTTTCGGATCGTATTTTCCTTCTGTGAGTTCTCGACCATTTACAAACATGTATTCAGTGGATGCGCAAGGGCTGATCTCATCAAGCCCGTCGGTTCCACGAACGACGAGCCCGCGCTTGATGCCAAGCATTGCCATTGCTTCGGCTGTGGGACGAATGAGCGTACGGTCGTAGACGCCTATGACTTGTGAGGAGGCGCCAGCAGGGTTCGCGAGTGGGCCGAGTTGGTTGAAGACCGTTCGCACCTGAAGCTCCTTCCTTACTTTCCCAATCGCTTTGAGGGCTGGGTGATAACTGGGAGCGAAAAGGAACGCGATACCGACCGTATTGAGCAGATGGAGGGCGCTTACGGAGTCGTTGGTGATACGGACTCCGAGCGCTTCGAGCACGTCCGCGCTTCCGCAAGAGCTTGTGACAGCACGATTTCCGTGCTTTGCGACCTTCACACCACAAGCGGCAAGGACAATTGCCGCACCGGTGGAGATATTGAACGACGCAGAGCCACCACCTGTCCCGCAGGTATCGACGACATCATAGGGGGCTTGAAAGCCGACAGAATGCTCACGCATCGCAGTGGCAAACCCGGCAAGCTCCTCACCGCTCGCGCCCTTGCCGGCGACTGCGATAAGCAAACCGGCAATCTGTGCTTCGGTTAGCTTTTCGGAAAGGGCCATTGACATGACATGATGTGCCTCGTCGGCGGACAGGCTTTTTTGTGCGATAAGATTGGCAAGCGCTTCCCGAAATTCCATCCGGTTCATTTTAGCTTCAAGCCGAAGGAATGGACAGGCCAGATGCGAAAGCTGAACAGTCTGTGTTAGGGTTGAAGCACCAAGAGCCCGGGCAGGGTGGGTAGAATCGGGGAACTTATGGGCCAGTATTGGGGCATCATCATCGCGGTTTTGCTTGCGGCGGGAATCAGCGCAGCAATGGTTACTTTGAGTTGGGTCCTCGGCCCGAAGAAGGTGACCCCTTACAAGTCGGCTCCGTACGAATGCGGTGTCTCGCCCGCGGGCGATGCGAACGAGCGCTTCCCTATCAAGTTTTACTTGGTTGCGATCTTGTTCGTCCTCTTCGATATTGAAGTCGTTTTCCTTTGGGGATGGATGACTTCGTTTAAGGGCGGTGGACAAGATTATCAAATCTTCAGTTTCGCTGTTTTGATGGTCTATATGGCGCTGTGGGTCTTGGGAGATGTGTACGCTCTACGAGTTGGAGCCATCGACTGGGACGAAGCGACATCGCTGCATCCGGCGAAGCTCGGCGATACCGAGTTTGACGATGGAGAGCTTCCGGTTTCGTTGCAGCCAGCCCTTCAAGGCGGAGGTGGCGAGTAATGTCCACACCTACAGTCGGCAATGAGCGCCTTGAACTCGTGCGCATCCGTGAATCGTTTCCCGACGCGATCCTTGGCTCCAAGGAGTATCGAGGGGACACTTGGATTTTTATTAAGAGGGAGAACCTGGTCGAGGTCGCGAAATTCCTCAAAGAGGACCCTGAACTTCAATACAAATACTTTGCCGAGTGCGTTGGTGCCGACTATTCCACCTGGACACACGAGCGTGATTTATCTGAGCGCTTCGAGGTCGTTTATAACCTGATGTCGCTCAAGCACTCTTCCCGGCTGTTCTTAAAAGTAGGGGCGAACGACGGGGACAAAATTCCAACACTCAAGCACGTTTGGCTTGGCGCAGAGTATCCGGAGCGAGAGATTTGGGATCTCTACGGTGTGGTGTTCGAGGGCAATGAACAGACGGAGCGGTTCTTGCTCCCGGATGACTGGGTGGGCTTTCCACTCCGTAAGGAATTTCCTCTCGGCGGTGAGGATGTTCTCTTTGATCAGAGCACTCGCGGCCCTGCCGTTGAGGACATTCAGATGCCTCATGCCGGTGAAAGTTTTGACGGCAAAACCGGATCGGATGAGATCAGCGGTCGCTGATTTTGGACCAAATCAACCCTTTTGTAACGCGTCTGCATTGTGCTTTGAACATACGATGCGGACTTTATTCGTTTTGAAGCGAATGAAGCTATCTTCCTCCAAAACGGCCACTTTCTTGAAATATCATTGACGATTGTGGGTGGTTGTCAGAGACCACTTATAGTCTGGAATTTTAATAAAATTCCCCTGTCCTCAAATGGAGGAATGCATGTTGAAGAAAGCATTTACACTTATAGAACTCTTGGTTGTTATTGCAATCATCGCAATCCTTGCCGCCATCCTGTTCCCTGTCTTTGCACAGGCGAAGGATTCGGCTAAGAACACCGCTCTTTTGAGCAACGTCAAGCAGGCTGGAACATCGCAGATGATCTACTCGGCTGACTACGACGACATCTTCTCGCCGACGATGGCAAGTCACCCGACTCAGCCCATCGACCTCGGTTGGCAAGACCTTTGTCAGCCGTACATGAAGAACTACGAACTGGTTCTGAACCCGAAGCGAACACGTCCTGCCAACAACACTTGGCTGTACTGGACCCGTCTGCAGCACATCGCCCTTCCGGCACGTGCAGCAACCTCGGGCAACGCTACGGTTCTTACTCAGAACTACTTCCAGGGCGCTCATGCTGGCCAGAACGTTCGATATGAAGGCGTCGGCGGTTTTGTAAACCTCGACACAACCCTTCCCGACTGGCTTGGCCGATCGGTCGCTACGTCCTACAGCAACACTCAGGTTGACGACGTGTCCAACACGATCCTTTACGCTGAGGGTTCGAACTGGGATGCCTGGTTCTCGCTCATCGCAGGCGATGGCGTTACCCTTGGACCGCTTAGCTACTGTGTTCGCTGGAACCCGGTTCCGGATGCAAACGCTAACGGTGCAAACTACAGCGCTCCGATCACGACGACCACACGACCGCTTAACGGTCTGAACGGTCTGACAGCTGCTTGCTTCATCCCGCAGGGCCGCTCCACAGCGACCATGACGGATAGCTCCGCTCGATCGGTTGACTTCCGCGGACAGATCTACAACCCGTCACCCAGCAAAACTGCAGGCATTTATGTCTCGAAGTTGCTAAACCCGATGGGCATCTAAGGTATCGTAATCGAATGTCAATTCGCATCAAGTCAATACTTGCATTGACAGCACTCGTGATGTCGATAGCACTCGTAGGCTGCGGTGATGGATCCGGCGGCGGATCCACCATGCCCGACAATGACCAGATTCGGAAAGAGAATCCGACCAGCGAACGCCCAAGCTTGAGCGCGGGTGGAGAAACTGGGGGAGCAACTCCGAATACTCAGCTCGGAAAAGAGTAATTTCCTTTTCGAGAAAGCAATAGCGGGCCGTCGTTTGACGGCCCGCTTTGTTTTTTGTGACTGCCCTCTTATTGATCCTGATTTGAAGATTGAGGTTGTGGATGCCTTTGATTTGTAGATCTGAAGTGTTTTTGTTTGTTGTTAGCACCATGGCTTGATGGGTCTTTGTACTAGGTCCATAGGAGCTACTCAGGCTCAATTGTCAAGTTCGACGTCCCATCCGATTGAAACATTTGGTGGGACCTGTGATGACCGGCAGGTTGAGCACGTCAAACTGTCGTACCTGTGGCCGCGAGTAGCGATCACGGTGTTGACCAACCATTACAAAGCATGCTTTGTGGGAAATTTCACATGTCTAACAAGAAAGCATTTACACTCATTGAGCTTCTCGTTGTGATCGCCATCATTGCGATCCTTGCCGCCATTCTGTTCCCTGTCTTTGCCCAAGCCAAGGATTCCGCTAAGAACACCGCTTTGCTGAGCAACATCAAGCAAGCTGGAACTTCGCAGATGATCTATGCATCGGACTACGACGATATCTTCTCGCCGACGATGGCCAGCCACCCGACGCTGCCTATCGACCTCGGTTGGCAGGATCTCGTTCAGCCGTACATGAAGAACTACGATCTGATCCTGAACCCGAAGCGAACCCGCCCTGCCAACGATCCGGCTAACCTGTTCTGGGTTCGTCTGCAGCACATGGGTCTCCCGGCTCGCGCAGCAACCTCGCTGAACACGACTGTCCGCACGAACAACTACTATCTTGGAACACACACCGGCCAGCCCGTTCGCTACGAAGGCGTTGGTGGTTTTGTGAACCTCGACACGACACAGCCCGACTGGCTCGGCCGCACCGTGGCTACGTCCTACAGCAACACTCAGGTTGACGACGTGTCCAACACGATCCTGATGGTTGAGGGTTCGAACTGGGACAACTGGTTCTCGCTCGCTGCTTCCGGTTCCCCGCTGACTGGCTGTTTCCGCTGGACCCCCGCCGCTTCGAACGCGAATGCAGGCAACTTCAGCGCTCCGATCACAACGACCACACGACCGCTCAACGGCGCTAACGGTCTTACAGCAACTTGTCTCGTTCCTCAGGGCCGCTCCACAGCGACCATGACAGACAGCTCCGCTCGATCGGTTGACTTCCGAGGCCAGATCTACAATCCGTCGCCCAGCAAATCGGCAGGCATCTATGTCTCCAAGTTGCTGAACCCGATGGGTATCTAACTGGAGAGATTTATGAGTCTTAAACTAAAGAGCATCTTTGCAGTTGTGGCAGTAGCCGCTTCGATCGCCCTTGTGGGTTGTGGCGCGGATAGCGGCACACCGGCTGCGGACAACGATCAGATTCGGAAAGAGAATCCTACCGACCAGCGCCCGTCGCTGGGAGATGGACCTGCTGAAACTCCTGCCAAAGAGTAGACGCTCTCTAACTCAGACCATTAATCTAAGACGGACTGCCTGAAAAGGCAGTCCGTCTTTTTGTTTAAGTCTATTCCCGCACAGAATATACAAACCAATGACTTGATCTTTGCATGATATGCCTTATATTGATAGTTGTTAGCATCTATGCAACAACTCAACCTATTTATCCGTGACAACCTTACTATTTTGGGATTATGGGAATTTTGGCTTCTTAATAGCAGTCGTGTAGTTGTCTGCAGACAAAGCACTTATCAATCTCTATAAGAGGTCATCATGCATTACAAAAAAGCCTTTACATTAATTGAACTTCTGGTTGTCATTGCTATCATCGCGATTCTTGCAGCGATTCTATTCCCGGTTTTTGCCCAAGCAAAAGACTCGGCGAAGAATACGGCTCTGCTAAGCAACATCAAGCAGACCGGAACGTCTCAGATGATTTATGCAACCGACTACGACGATATCTTTTCTCCAACTATGGCGAGCCATCCCGTTCAGCCAGTGGACCTTGGCTGGCAAGACTTGGTTCAGCCCTATATGAAGAATTACGAGCTTGTGCTCAATCCAAAGCGCACACGCCCTGCCAACAACACGTTCCTGTATTGGACACGTCTTCAGCACATGGGTATGCCCGCTAGGGCCGCAACGTCGGCAGTTGCCCAAGTTCGCACTCAGGGCTATCTGCAAGGAACACATGCAGGACAAAATGTCCGATATGAAGGTGTCGGCGGATTTGTGAACCTCGACACCACTCTTCCCGATTGGGCTGGTCGCTTTGTCGCGTCTTCATACAGCAATACTCAAGTTGACGATGTGTCCAATACGATCCTGATTGTCGAGGGGTCAAGCTTTGACAACTGGTTCTCGATGAATGTTGGTGATGGCGTCACTCTTGACCCGATGCGCTATTGCCTTCGCTGGAACCCAGTTCCCGACGCTAATGCGAACGGTTCTGAGTACAGCGCTCCGATCACGACGACGACTCGACCACTCAACGGCCTGAATGGACTCGTGCCGGGATGCTTTACTCCACAGGGCCGGTCGACGGCGACCATGACCGACAGCTCAGCTCGATCGGTTGACTTCCGAGGACAAATCTACAACCCATCACCCAGCAAGACTGCGAACGTTTACGTTTCCAAATTGCTGAACCCGATGGGCATCTAAAGATAACGACCGTTAAAGGGACGATGTAGGAGGGCAAAATCCGCAAATCTTCAACATGCATTTCCTCCGCATCGCCCTTTAACAACCCCGAGTCGCGACTACGACTCGGGGTTTCTTAATTCTTGAGGTCATACATTCAGGCGTAAAAGAACTCGAATTTCCGGGTTCTATTGTTCGGTGATCTTCTACTGTTTGCATGAAACAATCGATTGCAATGTTACGCTGGGCAACTATTGTCTCTCGAAGAGTTTTGATGGAGTTGAAAATGATCCATTTTCGCTACATCAATACAAAAACTCCGTTGATGGAGAGATATCATGTCAAATAAGAAAGCATTCACATTAATTGAACTTTTGGTTGTAATCGCGATCATCGCGATCCTTGCCGCTATCCTGTTCCCCGTCTTCGCACAGGCGAAGGATTCGGCTAAGAACACCGCTCTTCTGAGCAACATCAAGCAAGCCGGTACATCGCAGATGATCTACTCGGCAGACTACGACGACATCTTTGCACCGACGATGGCAAGCCACCCGGTTCAGCCCATCGACCTCGGTTGGCAAGACCTGACTCAGCCGTATATGAAGAACTACGAGCTGATCCTCAACCCCAAGCGAAACCGACCCGCTAACGATGCCTTCCTCTACTGGACGAGGATGCAGCACATTGGAATGCCTGGGCGTGCGGCGACAGCAGCCAGCGCCACGGTTCGTAATCAGAACTACTACCAGGGAACACATGCAGGACAGCCTGTCCGTCACGAAGGCGTCGGCGGTTTTGTAAACCTCGACACGACCCTTCCCGACTGGCTTGGTCGCTTCGTGGCTACTTCCTATAGCAACACTCAAGTTGACGACGTGTCCAACACGATCCTCTTCGTTGAGGGTTCTAACTGGGATAACTGGTTCCCGATCGTGCCGGGAGACGGAGTCACGACGGACCCGATGCGATTCTGCATCCGCTGGATTCCAGTCCAGTTCAATGCGAACGGTGGCAGCTTCAGCTCGCCGATCACGGCTACGACTCGACCGCTTAACGGACTTCACGGTCTGACAGGCTGCGTGGTTCCGCAGGGCCGCTCCACGGCGACCATGACGGACAGCTCCGCTCGATCGGTTGACTTCCGTGGGCAGATCTATAACGCTTCGCCCAGCAAGACGGCAGGAGTCTACGTCTCCAGACTCTTGAACCCGATGGGCATCTAACCGGTCACTTGTGGCTGGTGAGAGTATGGGCGGGCCGCTTATTGGCGGCCCGCCATTTTCAATATTTGGGAAACTTGAACTCGCAAGGCTCTGGGTCGCATCACACTATAGAAGCCGATCTGAGTCTTTGTTAGCCAAACGTAGATACTGTATAAGCAACGATGTAATTTTGTATAATTTTTTTATTTTGGAATTATTTCTACTGATATTTGAACAATTTGTGTTATTCTGTACATTGACGGTTCTCGGTGCATGAGAGCGTTCGGCGCTCGTATTGCCGAGAGAATCGGGCCCCGCAAGGGGAAAGAAATATATACATTGGAGACACAAATGTCACGCAAGAATGCATTTACACTTATTGAACTTCTGGTTGTGATTGCGATTATCGCGATCCTTGCCGCCATCCTGTTCCCTGTCTTTGCCCAAGCTAAGGATTCGGCGAAGAACACTGCTCTTCTGAGCAACATCAAGCAAGCCGGTACGTCGCAGATGATCTACGCTGCCGACTACGACGATATCTTCGCACCGACGATGGCAAGCCACCCGGTTCAGCCCATCGACCTCGGTTGGCAGGACCTGACTCAGCCGTACATGAAGAACTACGAGCTGATCCTCAACCCCAAACGAACCCGACCCGCCAATGATGCCTACCTGTATTGGACGAGAATGCAGCACATCGGTATGCCGGGACGAGCCGCAACCGCAGCTAATGCACTTGTTCGCTCGCAGAACTACTATCAGGGAACGCACGCAGGACAGCCTGTCCGTCACGAAGGCGTCGGCGGTTTTGTAAACCTCGACACGACCCTTCCCGACTGGCTTGGTCGCTTCGTGGCTACTTCCTATAGCAACACTCAAGTTGACGACGTGTCCAACACGATCCTCTTCGTTGAGGGTTCCAACTGGGATAACTGGTTCCCGATCGTTCCCGGCAACGGTACGACCCTTGACCCAATGCGATACTGTATTCGCTGGATCCCGGTCCAGTACAACGCGAACGGTGGCAGCTACAGCTCGCCGATCACGGCTACGACCCGACCGCTTAACGGACTTCACGGTCTGACAGGCTGCGTGGTTCCGCAGGGCCGCTCCACAGCGACCATGACGGACAGTTCCGCTCGATCGGTTGACTTCCGAGGCAACATCTACAACCCGTCACCCAGCAAGACAGCAGGCGTTTACGTCTCCAAGCTGCTGAACCCGATGGGCATCTAAATCGTTCTCGGCTAAGAAAACGCGAGATCAACATGCAAAGACGGACTGCATTTTGCAGTCCGTCTCCACAAAAAGTAAAAAACCTACAATTCCAAATCTCGTTCAATTCAATCCGCAAGTATGTTCAAAAACGAGATTAAGATTGGAATTGCAGAACATTTTTTGTAATTTTTTTGTCATTTGGCGCAAAGAATGCTATGATGGTTATGTGCGGCTCCTCAGGATTCGCACACCACGTCTGACGATTGTCGTTGGCGTGGAGCGCTTCCGATTGGAAGAAAATATACATTAGGAGACTCATTTAGAATGTCATACAAGAAAGCGTTTACGCTCATTGAACTTCTGGTTGTTATTGCCATCATTGCAATTCTCGCAGCTATCCTATTCCCTGTCTTTGCACAGGCAAAGGATTCGGCTAAGAACACTGCTCTTCTGAGCAACATCAAGCAAGCCGGTACATCGCAGATGATCTACTCGGCAGACTACGACGACATCTTCGCACCGACGATGGCAAGCCACCCGGTTCAGCCCATCGACCTCGGTTGGCAAGACCTGACTCAGCCGTATATGAAGAACTACGAGCTGATCCTCAACCCCAAGCGAAACCGACCTGCCGCAAATGCGTACCTGTACTGGACGCGACTGCAGCACATCGGTATGCCGGGACGAGCTGCTACCGCTGCTAACGCTACGGTTGTCGCTCAGAACTACTACCAGGGAACGCACGCCGGACAGAACGTCCGACACGAAGGCGTCGGCGGTTTTGTAAACCTCGACACGACCCTTCCGGACTGGCTTGGCCGTGCAGTCGCTACGTCCTACAGCAACACTCAGGTTGACGACGTGTCCAACACGATCCTCTTTGCTGAGGGTTCCAACTGGGACAACTGGTTCCCGCTAATCCCCGGCGATGGCGTCACCCTCGACCCGCTTCGCTACTGCATTCGCTGGATTCCGGTCGAATACAATGCGAACGGTGGCAACTACAGCGCCCCGATCACGACGACCACACGACCGCTCAACGGTTTGAACGGTCTCACAGCTGGATGCTTCATCCCGCAGGGCCGCTCCACAGCGACCATGACGGACAGCTCCGCTCGATCGGTTGACTTCCGAGGCCAAATCTACAACCCGTCACCCAGCAAGACTGCAGGCGTTTACGTCTCCAAGTTGCTGAACCCGATGGGCATCTAAAGTCAAAGAGACAGCGCAGCGCAGCTATGCGGCGAAGCGTTACTCTCAAAGAGCGGCCTGCCTCACTTGAGGCGGGCCGCTTTTCTGTGACGATTGGTCTCTTCGTGAGCATGTAGATGTCTCGGGTTCTTCTACCGAATGAACTCAACGGGTAACATGATTGGGTCTTTGATAGAAGGAAAGTAATGAGTTCTCACACCTTCATGCCCACCACGGAAACCGTCTTTCAGAAGACGGGTGAAAGTACGATGGTCGTCAACATGGGTCCCCAACACCCGTCGACCCATGGCGTTCTTCGGCTCATTCTTGAGCTTGAAGGGGAGACCATTATTCAGTGCAAAGCGGTGATTGGCTACCTGCACACCGGGATGGAAAAAGAGGCCGAATTCCAGAGCTATATGAAATGCGTCGTCATGACTGACCGCATGGATTATCTCAATGCAAACGGAAACAATCTGGCTCACGCGCTCGCGGTGGAGAAGCTTCTGGGCTGCGAGATCCCCAAGCGGGGGCAGTATCTCCGTGTCATTTTGGCTGAGTTGAGCCGCGTTGCATCGCACTGTGTTTGGCTTGGAACAAGCGCACTCGACCTTGGCGCGATGACCCCGTTTTTCTACATCATGCAGCAACGCGAAAGCATTCTTGATATGTTCGAGATGTTCTCCGGTGTGCGAATGATGCCTAGCTGGAT
It encodes the following:
- the trpD gene encoding anthranilate phosphoribosyltransferase, whose protein sequence is MEFREALANLIAQKSLSADEAHHVMSMALSEKLTEAQIAGLLIAVAGKGASGEELAGFATAMREHSVGFQAPYDVVDTCGTGGGSASFNISTGAAIVLAACGVKVAKHGNRAVTSSCGSADVLEALGVRITNDSVSALHLLNTVGIAFLFAPSYHPALKAIGKVRKELQVRTVFNQLGPLANPAGASSQVIGVYDRTLIRPTAEAMAMLGIKRGLVVRGTDGLDEISPCASTEYMFVNGRELTEGKYDPKDFSIDGLSPSQILPGSTVEENSSILREALTGAHPRSQALIPSAAAALWLVRGGALIDSASEARDALESGKAIAKLEELIEVSSNA
- a CDS encoding prepilin-type N-terminal cleavage/methylation domain-containing protein encodes the protein MHYKKAFTLIELLVVIAIIAILAAILFPVFAQAKDSAKNTALLSNIKQTGTSQMIYATDYDDIFSPTMASHPVQPVDLGWQDLVQPYMKNYELVLNPKRTRPANNTFLYWTRLQHMGMPARAATSAVAQVRTQGYLQGTHAGQNVRYEGVGGFVNLDTTLPDWAGRFVASSYSNTQVDDVSNTILIVEGSSFDNWFSMNVGDGVTLDPMRYCLRWNPVPDANANGSEYSAPITTTTRPLNGLNGLVPGCFTPQGRSTATMTDSSARSVDFRGQIYNPSPSKTANVYVSKLLNPMGI
- a CDS encoding prepilin-type N-terminal cleavage/methylation domain-containing protein, which codes for MSRKNAFTLIELLVVIAIIAILAAILFPVFAQAKDSAKNTALLSNIKQAGTSQMIYAADYDDIFAPTMASHPVQPIDLGWQDLTQPYMKNYELILNPKRTRPANDAYLYWTRMQHIGMPGRAATAANALVRSQNYYQGTHAGQPVRHEGVGGFVNLDTTLPDWLGRFVATSYSNTQVDDVSNTILFVEGSNWDNWFPIVPGNGTTLDPMRYCIRWIPVQYNANGGSYSSPITATTRPLNGLHGLTGCVVPQGRSTATMTDSSARSVDFRGNIYNPSPSKTAGVYVSKLLNPMGI
- a CDS encoding prepilin-type N-terminal cleavage/methylation domain-containing protein, which gives rise to MSNKKAFTLIELLVVIAIIAILAAILFPVFAQAKDSAKNTALLSNIKQAGTSQMIYSADYDDIFAPTMASHPVQPIDLGWQDLTQPYMKNYELILNPKRNRPANDAFLYWTRMQHIGMPGRAATAASATVRNQNYYQGTHAGQPVRHEGVGGFVNLDTTLPDWLGRFVATSYSNTQVDDVSNTILFVEGSNWDNWFPIVPGDGVTTDPMRFCIRWIPVQFNANGGSFSSPITATTRPLNGLHGLTGCVVPQGRSTATMTDSSARSVDFRGQIYNASPSKTAGVYVSRLLNPMGI
- a CDS encoding prepilin-type N-terminal cleavage/methylation domain-containing protein, translated to MSYKKAFTLIELLVVIAIIAILAAILFPVFAQAKDSAKNTALLSNIKQAGTSQMIYSADYDDIFAPTMASHPVQPIDLGWQDLTQPYMKNYELILNPKRNRPAANAYLYWTRLQHIGMPGRAATAANATVVAQNYYQGTHAGQNVRHEGVGGFVNLDTTLPDWLGRAVATSYSNTQVDDVSNTILFAEGSNWDNWFPLIPGDGVTLDPLRYCIRWIPVEYNANGGNYSAPITTTTRPLNGLNGLTAGCFIPQGRSTATMTDSSARSVDFRGQIYNPSPSKTAGVYVSKLLNPMGI
- a CDS encoding prepilin-type N-terminal cleavage/methylation domain-containing protein, producing the protein MSNKKAFTLIELLVVIAIIAILAAILFPVFAQAKDSAKNTALLSNIKQAGTSQMIYASDYDDIFSPTMASHPTLPIDLGWQDLVQPYMKNYDLILNPKRTRPANDPANLFWVRLQHMGLPARAATSLNTTVRTNNYYLGTHTGQPVRYEGVGGFVNLDTTQPDWLGRTVATSYSNTQVDDVSNTILMVEGSNWDNWFSLAASGSPLTGCFRWTPAASNANAGNFSAPITTTTRPLNGANGLTATCLVPQGRSTATMTDSSARSVDFRGQIYNPSPSKSAGIYVSKLLNPMGI
- the ndhC gene encoding NADH-quinone oxidoreductase subunit A, with the translated sequence MGQYWGIIIAVLLAAGISAAMVTLSWVLGPKKVTPYKSAPYECGVSPAGDANERFPIKFYLVAILFVLFDIEVVFLWGWMTSFKGGGQDYQIFSFAVLMVYMALWVLGDVYALRVGAIDWDEATSLHPAKLGDTEFDDGELPVSLQPALQGGGGE
- a CDS encoding prepilin-type N-terminal cleavage/methylation domain-containing protein, with translation MLKKAFTLIELLVVIAIIAILAAILFPVFAQAKDSAKNTALLSNVKQAGTSQMIYSADYDDIFSPTMASHPTQPIDLGWQDLCQPYMKNYELVLNPKRTRPANNTWLYWTRLQHIALPARAATSGNATVLTQNYFQGAHAGQNVRYEGVGGFVNLDTTLPDWLGRSVATSYSNTQVDDVSNTILYAEGSNWDAWFSLIAGDGVTLGPLSYCVRWNPVPDANANGANYSAPITTTTRPLNGLNGLTAACFIPQGRSTATMTDSSARSVDFRGQIYNPSPSKTAGIYVSKLLNPMGI
- a CDS encoding NADH-quinone oxidoreductase subunit C, yielding MSTPTVGNERLELVRIRESFPDAILGSKEYRGDTWIFIKRENLVEVAKFLKEDPELQYKYFAECVGADYSTWTHERDLSERFEVVYNLMSLKHSSRLFLKVGANDGDKIPTLKHVWLGAEYPEREIWDLYGVVFEGNEQTERFLLPDDWVGFPLRKEFPLGGEDVLFDQSTRGPAVEDIQMPHAGESFDGKTGSDEISGR